The sequence cgtggccgaggacgtcgagggagaggacgatCGAGAGGCTGAttgtatatttttgatttagataacttagactttgtataatattatataatactgaatttagtgcatatttgtatatttctcggggttttttttgatatttttatcttctTGATTGTATCTTGTTATTCCACTCGTGATCTTGTATTTCTTGTTGAAAAATTTGTTATTGTGAAAAAACTTGcgtcaaacttgttgaaattttatttaaaatcaagcttaaaacagcagctgctgctgtttgctctaaagacggtgaaccattcaccgtctttagtgcaaatacACAAAACCGGAGAAAAAAAAGGCTAAGTCGTGGCATTGGTTTACGCCTAGATAAGACGGTAGACGAATCACCGTCTTTgttaagacggtgaacgagtcaccgcCTTATCTGTGTTTTGGCCCCTCTCTCGAGGACTTGGCGAAATTAGGCTGGGTGGAGTTCTACAAAGGACGGGAAACCATTGACCGTCTTAACTAAGaaggtgaacgattcaccgtcttatgtaTGCCCCCCGCTGTCGATCGGATTTGCTgcctagataaggcggtaaacgaaTTACCGTCTTTCTTAAAGaggtaaacgagtcaccgtcttcggcgaattgctgagaaggcggtgatacgcggggaattgctgagaaagGAGTGGAGGTTCcacgcctagagaagacggtgaacaacTTACCGGCTTCAAGATTCAGTAAAcacggtgaacgagtcaccgtcttatTTGGGCGGGGGCAACACTGACAAGGCGGCGAATGCGGCGGATGGTGTACGCCTAGATAAGGCGGTggacgattcaccgtctttgtcaagacggtaaacgagtcaccgtcttctgTTGAATTGCTGCGTAGGCGCTgatacgcggggaattgctgagaagacGAGGGGTCCACACAGAGAAGACGGTTAACGATTTACCGATTTACTGTCTTCAGgagacggtgaacgagtcaccgttTTTATGAGAAATGCTGAGGTGGCGGCTGAgatggcgagaggagggttagtttcacaaataaaattttcagagggttatttggccaaatataaaattctataGGGTCAGTTTCAAAAAAAGTCCTATTTTGGTGTTGATGTGAGGAtaacaatataataaatttgaaaaatatagttaaaaagcAGATGAAGGATGAAGATTAGAAACCTTTTGCATGTAACCACATTATTTGTTGAACATAAAgaacaaatttcaaaaactttttACAGATCTCAGGTAGTGAGTGCAACTAATGGTTATTTGTTGAACATAAAgaacaaatttcaaaaactttttACAGATCTCAGATAGTGAGTGCAACTAACTCTCTTGTggttaccgaccgtctctagagcaagtggcaaaaggcttggtggttggtatccgagatccaagttcgaatctgattcacatttccaactaagtttatttctaaataaaataaacgaagcaggtagcatactatctttctctctcaaaaaaaaaaaaaaaaaaaaaaaaaaaaaaaaaaactcccttGTGGTTGTGTATATTACTTGTTATTGATCATATATTAGGCTCTTTGGTTTGACAAAGATATATTATTGCCCAGTATGTTCCAAGGCCTTATTAAAGGATTGAGCTCTTTATCAAAACAATGGAATTCGAGTCTAAGCCAGATTATATTGGATCAAATTTCATTACAGGCCCTCGAGGTTTAAACATATCAGGTTTAGGCTCGGGTAGAGCAACGCGTTAGTAATTTCGATCTTCTTCATGTGCGACGCAACGAAAGTAGAACTGAGCTAGCGTGCTTCTAAAAACTAGTGTTGTTTGCAAACATATATTTTTAGCATCAGATTAGTGTCACAATCCACGGGTGAATTCTTCGGTATCCGATGCACATCAAGATGCGCGCTAAATGGTGTAATTAGAAACAATATTAGTAACTCCATGGAGCATGTTCTTGGTTTGCTTCCAATGGCAATGTTTAATGGCTAGTCCAATGGCCTTTAATAATCACTTGTGATATCATATTACTAGTGTTGGTGGCCGATATCCCCGATCCTTGACCTGGTCTGGTCAAAGATTATGCTCGAGGAGCGTGTCGGGATAGAAACGGCTTATGGTACTGACCCTCGAAATTTGCGCCCTTCGAtcgatcaagcgattcggctgataaAAGATCGGATCAGCCAGGTTCGAAAACTTTACAGCAAATTCGGTTCAGccggatgagccgaatgtacggattAAGCAAGAACTAAAgtcggctgatgagccgaatggctaaagaACACAGGGATTGatcggcttgaagagccgaatgcctttatattcaCTGATGAGAAGTATAGGGGTCGAGTGCGCCGGATGGCATGCAGACTCGGTTGATTTACTTAAAGAACTACTTTTAGGAAAAACAGTAAGTGCGAGAAAGAAAGAATTACAGGTAGACTACTACTAGAAAATGCAGGAAATTGGAAATAAGTCTTTTATTCACAGGGAAAAGACACctttttagggcgttattgacctatttatagatcgccccttaATCAGTTATTGTttttacacgatcggccactatctcctaatATTTTGGACCACttccagccgatcggaaccgcttgcaactgcttgcggttactgtaacttcccTAAAGTCGTGCGGTTTAATATTCTTCCGGTGCTCCTGGTGCACTGCAAATCAATACAACTGAATGGAGTACCGGTGCACCATATGTCCGCGCCTTATTGGCTCAACAACTAGGACAAATAACACAATATTAAATTTGGATAATGTTTGGAGACGCAAGGAATACTAGTAGGTAAATTTGGCTTAATCATTATATTTTAAGCTTCATTAATTGTGccatttaattaataattaattacattgATTTTAATAAGCCAAAATGGTAGGTAATTATTAAGCTTAATGGTAGGTCCAATTAATCATTAGGTCCAATTAATGCCATTTTTCCCTTAATTTAAGCTGCATGATAAGAGCTgaatcctaatttaatttatgtATTGTAATGATATTAGTGTAATGGATGCTATTTTAATGCTTAATATTTTACAGCTCATGAAACATTTATTAATGGAGAAGTTGGttttatttctcaatttttttaaaaaaaaatcaaatgtttTAGGGTTGAATATCTCTAATTCAACCCTAGTTGGTGTTTAAAGTGGGggaaagaaaatttatttatttttttaaaaaataaaaataatttttttacaatcttGTTGTCACAGGATAAAATGAGAAAGTCCTCTTAATTTGTAACAGATATTCTCCGTAATAACCAACAATATTCAATCAACCATTTTTAtccaccaaaatatttttttcctctataaacaattattattattatatttattaaacttgaatataattaattacatatgAATTTGATCAGATACATTGAATCTACTTTATCCCCAAAATATAGGTGTTCCCTTCACACAAAAAGTCTATCCACAATTCGAGTTTTAAGGGCACAAAGATTAACTTATCTTAGCactaatgaatatttatttatccTGGATAAGATTAAGATATCGATTTTAGGTTTCTTTTTTCAACTTTAGAATATTCTCTAACCAAATCTTAACCAACAGCAGAGAATCCAGttctctaaattttttaaacttcaaaacaaaaaaataggtAAGACCATATGAAACTCAGAATATATTctgtcaaaaatattataaaatgagAAACGTGTATAGAGAAACATTATAAGATTGGAGtaataaaatcaatttaaattgGATCTTTGTGACAGTATTTTGTCATTTTTTGGTTTCTTAAATAGTTTACTAGATCATCTATAATGGATTCTTTTTGAAATAAGCATTTTTGGTTGGTTGGTctagaatataaaatatgtaacaACTATACATTTTATCCCATTGAACAAAGGTGAAATAAGGTCCTAGTGTAAAATAAGTAATAATTCATGGTGCTATCCGCAATTTTCTACCTTTTTGGAGTGGCAATATTACTTGGCAATCCTTGGTGCTTCATGCAGTAGTTTGGTGCTACAAACGCGCacacgtagagagagagagagagagagagagagagagagagagagagagagagagagagagagagagagacaacaAGGGGAAGAGAGACTGTAAAATTACAAAGAGCGCCCTCAACTATCAGACGTTCTCAAAATGGCGCATAAGTCTTTTTAGAACCGAAAATATACGGACGGTCCCTGTATTATCCTGAAATTGCAAATTGGTCAATGTCTTCCAACTTATTGTCATCCACAGACCCCTGAACAGGAAAAGATTCTTAAAAACAAGATCAATTTGTTTCGGCCTTTATTATTAactaattcttttattatttttttgacacaTTAACTTAACAACTTCATATCTATATATGCTATGAAATATCCGTTTtattccccttttttttatccaaatgctTAAACTTCCACGCGCTTTTGTAGATTTTGTTCAGTTGTGTTTCCTTATTTGGCATTTGGATAACCATAATATTTCCTATTTatgccatatatatatttatatctattctctttaatttgtttattatgTATGATGCTTTTCCCCCCTCTCTTCTTTGAGTATAAGgagttttttaatttatttagttttatattagCATTAGAGAGTCACGAAAAAAACCCTCATACAAATCTAGGTGAGTTTCCCttctttattgatttttttttttttttgagaaaaaggtaacacactacccgcttcattcaattaGACTCTTtattgagttttttttattggattggtgcatatatttagatatatatatatatagacattttTTCGAGTAATCTTATCAAGGTCTGGATCTTTAATATGgcattaattattcttttaataTGCTATTCTCAATTATTCATTCAAATTGTTATACTTGGGACACTTAATTTGTCTGATCTTTCTATTCACATCTTTTTCGTTACTTACaaaaattgtgttttttttctttttgttttacaaACCATTCCTTAACATCTTTACCAACTTTTTTTCGTGgcatttttttcccctttattGCTAACTTGAATATTCAATATTCTtcaattttaatgttttttcaGGGTCTTTTTTCTTTCCCGAGCAATTGATGTGAGATAATGCATGGAAAGAAAAGCAGTACTGTTGAATCACAAAGAAGTGCTTTTTTTAGGGTTCTGCAGGGATCataaaaaggctgaaatttgaaattcaaattgagaACATAGATGGAAGGGAATTGACGTGATTAATGGTTGCCTTAGATGACCAACTACTATCCTTTAGAGTATAAACCCTTCCCCAGTTCAGGCACTAGTAGTAGTGTCAAATCCCTTATTAAACCACTTGACCTAAAGAGTTGGGATTGCAATAGTGTTGGGCTTGGCCTAGTGAATTCCCTCGCCGACGATACCGCACCGTGGTCACGAACAGTGCTTTTGGGGCTCGAGGCCAGGATGAACACCCTTAGTTCAAAATTCAACTTGAATTTGTTAGAATGTAATCCTGAATCATCCCTCGAAGCTACAAACACGGGTTTACAAGCTCGTAATTCGATTTTGGTCAGCGAGATCGTGGATTCGGAGGATTACACTTGTGTTATTTCCCGTGGTCCGAATCCGAAAACAACCCACATTTTCGGGGATTTCATATTGGAGACTCGCACCGAAGAGATAGTATCTCCCTTGGCTGTGGAATCCTCTGAGGAGCCTATACTTGAACCTTGTGGTGGTATTTTTGGCATGTGTGGGTATTGCAAGAAGACACtcggagaaggagaagatatTTATATGTTCAGGTAAGTGATCATTCGCATTCGAGAGGGTTCGAATTGATGTAATTGCGCACAATCCGGCTATAAGTAAATTTAAGTTTAGCGAGATTAATATATACTAGTCCCACAGTAGATCTCAATGATGCTTAGGAGATCTGATACTTAGCTGTGGGCTacattttgaatcttttcatGAAAAACGACTGTCGTGTTGCAAAAAAAGTAGTACTTCTGCTTTTACTAAACTTGATTTGCGCTCGAATAACAATTACTTAgtgatttctttcttttttcccctttgaATGTATTGTTAGGGGTGAGGAAGCATTTTGCAGCAGTGATTGCAGGGAGAGATTCATCAAAGAGGAGATTGAGGAGGAGATGAATACAAAACActgttcctcttcttcttttagTTCATCCTACAGTGGGGATTGCTTTTTCCAAATCACCAGTCACTGAGAAAATTGTAGCATGGTTTAGTGAACAACTTGATCATTTTATGAGCTGTTGATCTTTTTTGCAGCCATGGATGATCACCAAAAAGTTGTTTGCtaaagctttttttttgtgtgtgttatttgtttgccttttttttccttttcctttctttcttttttaggGGTCTTCCAATTTAGGTGCCTTTTAAGCTTTCCTTTCATATTATTATCTTGATTGGAAAGTTGAGTGTTAGGCATTTCATGGCTTTtttctaaaacttttttttttatagcaaGGAACAAGCactgttctgagcttttccaaataatatgtttaatttttctttttgagtgaAACTCAATTTGTTTATGTTTATGATAATGATGAGTTAATTCTAAATATATCATGCTATTATTCTTTTGCTCTTGGAATTAATGTTTGTTGCAATGTTTGTTATTGATCCCGAAAAAtgttaccgttagatctatctgtTGAGATTATTTAGGGCATTTTGCCCAACAATAAGGCTCATATATAGGGATGTCGATGTGTAcagatattcaaaattttattaaacttgaATGGTGCAAATTTAAATGATATTAAATGGGTATAATATAATTTcggttataaatataaaaaaatgaaggTCCGACAAATTTGGGTTcggatattatttttatttaaacctGAATCCGAACTGAATTCTAACCGGATATAGATTTGAGTAAATTTTgggtaaaaagaaatgattgtCACTGGGTATGGATTTTCGGCTTAGATTTAtaattcagtttttttttttttttactggatTCGATTTTTagttatgaatttttaaaacccgatAATTTTGAATTCGGGTTTCAGTTTCAGTAATCAGGCTCGGATTCgagttttgaaaaatttatttcGAATCCGACCAATTGACATCTCTACTTACATCGGCCCACAAATCTAACCAACTTTTTAATCTCGTTATCTATATTGACCCAACTGCTCTCAACAGTATTAATATTAGTATTGAAAAATACTATATGTACACTCTATACAACCAATAAATTCAAAGATTTAAAGCACTCCAATGAGTtgttagtgaaaaaaaagatgatgataataataataataataataataataataataataataataataataccagTAAATTGATCTAAGCCGTCCAAACTCTAGAATGTACATCTTACCCTTACTTTCTAGGTGTACAGGAAGCATTGCTCTATATGTATTGAATGTGCAATGAGAAATTGCGacgaaaaatttatttttgtcgaatttttttttgtcaataatAAGAACTaggttagaatactatcaatagcaccaagttattagtgctattagttttttagtccttgaattgaaaaatgtgcagttaggataatgtgggtcctcctagggttgaatgggtggttggttgaataatataatctaaccggtaaaaataatcaaaggattaaatctaacggtggaaaactcgatagcaccaaaccctTGGTGCTATAGAtaatatcccagccggactccaataataataaaaaagttaatctTTTGAAGGCCCATCAGGCCCAGTAAACTCTAACACATCATTCGGGCTAGACGGGCCGGGCCAGGTCGATTTGTGATTAATATTGGCTTTACCCTAATTTAACATTGCTATAGTTCACTTCTAACAAAGTGAATGAATGATTCTGTGGTAACTACTATGGCTTACACCTTACCTATGaatatattcttttatctttttttatttttaggaatTATAAGGGCATAAAAATCATGGTTCACAAATCTTAATACCTGAAAAGAGTTTTATCTACATTTTAGATAGAATATTTTTCTCACAATGGGTCCCCCCTTAGGGAATTGGCCGAACTCATGCTTGTTTGATTCACTTGTTTTGATTCGAGTCGACAACGAATAATATCGATATACAACAGTGGAGGTATTGCTTCTGTGAAAGTGACTGATTAGGATGATTCGTGCTTCCAGATCTACAATCGCATTGTAATTCTGAGTTCAGAGATAGTTCTTCTATTTGCTGTGTAAATTAAAAGACAGTGAAAATAAACAACTTCATTCAATATAATTAGAGAATGGAAAAGCGTATTCCATTATGTCCATTGGTGCGATCTGATTTTCTAATTTATCTCCGTCCCTCAAATCATAGGATTAAAATTACTTCGCGGAATCTCTTTACggaattaattttgaattggtCGAATGGGTTCACTTGAATCATATAGTACTAAGGTAGATCGAAGCGTTATTCTTTTGTTTATGTACACATATTCTTCGGTGCACAAGTTgcagaagctttttttttttttccttttttcttttttttttttcgaacaaaagaaaaagtaataattaaATGACAAGTTGCAGAAGCTTTTACTTTGAGCTATATTCTCTGTAGTGTATCTCTACCATCGGTTAATaagtaatattataattaattaaatataaataaaaatattctcgGTATTGTTCTCGCGTGTATTGTAGTGGAAGAGAAAAAACGAAGATGCTCTTAATGGGGGCCACATGGACACGTGGCACTTGGAGGCGTAGGCTACAACCGCCCTGCACGTTCTTTGATCAACCGGGAATTGTGATTCgtttgagaaatttttattttatttcattttgaaaaaacttcaaataccgccgATATAGCTTTATATTTTAtcacttttaaaatatatcaatttagtgtcatgtatttttatttttattttttattatttattttactattttttttgttaaatcagtgacaaagttaaaattaaagggtactaaaataaatattcgataaatctatatggagtatctaaaattttttgtatataatttaataaaatattaacgaagaaactgacgaaaagataaaaataaaaccataaagcactaacttgatacactttaaatcatatagtacttaaataaaaagatatgaAATTACTGGTGtagcatttgaagtttacttttttttctttttttttttttcaagtgaaGTCAAAATTCGAAAGGGTTACGGTGTATAGCGTGGATTTGGTGGAACTAACAGATGCGCGCCAGCCGTCAATTGGCAATTGGTGGGCCTCTGAAGGGCCACCTCGGATGACGTGGCAAATGGGTCCACCACCACTGAGCTGAGTTGGTGAATTACTGTTCtatattttgatctaattttCTACATCAatcagagatatatatatatatatattttaaagccTCACAATGTATTGTGTGTGTGTAGGAAGGTTGATCAAGCTTAGGTTTGATCATGCTTGTGTTGTGATTAATTTGAGCTTAATTGCTTGCTTTtattatgaatattttgttcagcataattttcttattaatttatatataaatatatatttattaattattcgtTAAGctggaaaaatattttaaattatagtatattattttataagtgagaTATACCATTCTAGAATGTTAGTATTACAAACTTTTCTATACCATCTGAGAGGAGCTGCGGGGGAAGGGGCCGCCCACGGATAGGTTTAAGGCTCAGAGTCTTGTGGCAGTCTTATGGTAGATGATTTGGGGCgatagaaataatattatttttcgaaACTTAACCTTCGATGTTTCCTCAGTTGCCCACCGTGTTGAGGTCCTGGCGAAGGAGTGGGCCGCTTTTTATTGAATTAGGGAACATATGAGGTATACCACTTATTCTCTCGATGTGTGTTTTTGTACCTAAGTTTGCTTTCCAATTTTATCTtgtctgtctttttttttttttttctctctctgaggTCCTGGCTGTCTCACTctatgtagctaaattcatcttcctattgaatgaagcagatagcgtgctatcttttttctcaaaaaaagtaTTACAAACTTCTTTACAATAGACTATACCTGAGCTTCTAGTTCACAATATGCCCAAATGTGTCAtgagttaaaaataaatctaaaatcagaatcaaaattaaaatgaaaaaaccTTGATGATTAATATATGTAGTTCCATGTTTGAAACCGAGTTATTTTATGtatccagttaagtttattttaaaaaataaataaataacatgcTTACTTATCTCTCtaaagatttaaaaataaataaaattttgaaatataaaaaaaaaatactacaaaagcgtaaaaattaaataattgtgCCCATCCGAGCTGGACCACACATACGCAAAAATTGTGTCCGCGAAGTCCACGGTTCAGTCATTGTGCGCCAGGAGCTCGTGGACCGGTTCTTCCACGGAGAGATCTCGGTGTAACGGTCACGAGACTGACATGTGGGACCCGAACACCGGTAGAGTCCACGTATCAACTCTCCGCTTCTGCCACGTAGGCACTACATCGTAGAAATTTACGGGTCGCCACGGACGAATCCGTTACGCTGGACGGAATGCGCGTGGGCCCCACTCACATGCTACACCGATTTCCCGTCCCATTACGTAACCAAGTAAGTGGGCCCCTCACGAGACCTTAATCATCGGCCCTTATTAGTTAGCTCATTAATCCCCCACCATTTATTCCCGCGCAAATCATCACGAATTTCCAATATTACCCCTACTAGGAACTCCACAATTCCACAAAACAAGGGTAGAATGGTCATTTCAAATCCGTTCGGTGGCGGCCACTGAATACAAAATTACAAAGCCCCATTTATGCAcctaaaacaaaattaaataaataaataaaatctataaaagaCAAATAAACAACCAATCctatatttcatatttattagtcagcggaaaaataaaaaaaaatttgtaaaaaaaaaaaaaattattagctcCTTACGTTAGAGTGGTTTCCCACTAAGCGCGTTAGATACATACATACACGTTCTATGCGGGCCCCACCCATACACCCCTTAGGTGAAAAATTGCACCCACAAGTCCCAATTAAACTtccttttaaaacttttaaacttgatatttaaattgtagaatttttaaaattatagtcttctcttaataatttattattagaagaaaaaaatgctTATCTGTATTTGGCACaattttagatattaattcACTCTCATATTTCAATTCTATTATCCATTGAGTTATTTTTCctgtattttttaattttagatactATTTAAATGTGTGAGATGAATggagaatatatatagatttatgatataagaaaatatttataaaccAAATGTAGCCAAATaagagattttaatttttaaatttaaaaatttgagtatttaaaaTGAAACTAAACTGTAAGTTTAGGGAGTAGtaaatgcaatttattcttTATCCCTGTATTCCTTACTTATCGTTTATTCCAATCCCTTAAACCCCTCTTCTTAGTTTGAACCGAATACGATTCAAAGCCCATTGTATGAAGTCTCCGCggttcttctccttcctttaacataattattattattatattaattttttaacatatatattattaatccTTCGTGGGTGGCAACTCCGACATTTGAATAAGCCTTGTAGAATAGTGTGGACAAGTCATCGTAACCGTCCattacaacatttatttaaatcacGTTCTTAGCCTTTGAGCTGTGATGTAGCTGTCCCTCTGTGTTTATTTCTCCCCgctcctctcctccccctctcgTTCTATTTTACCAGCCCAATCTGCATCTGAATATTCAATTCTCGCATTCTGACGATGAGATGAGAAAGAGGAAGGATAAACCGGCCGCCGCCGCAGGGTTCATTCTCCGTGCCCCCGCCGTCGCACTCTTGTTCTCCTCggttcttattttctctctccttcctttTTCCGCGGGGTTTACCAGCTATGGCCTCACGGACGCTGAGGCCGGATACATTCGGCGGCGCCAGCTGCTGTACTACCTCGACGAGAACGGCGACCGCGGCGAGCAGGTCTATGTTGACTCCTCCTACGAGTTCCCGAACTCGCACCTGCGTGACGCTTACGTGGCGCTGCAGGCGTGGAAACACGCTATCCTCTCCGACCCCTACAATTTGACCGCCAACTGGGCCGGCCCGGACGTGTGCAGCTACACCAGCGTGTACTGCGCCCCGTCCCCCGTCGACCCCTACCTCACCGTCGTCGCGGGGATCGACCTCAACCACGGCGACATCGCCGGGTACCTCCCCGAGGAGCTTGGCCTCCTTACCGATCTCGCGCTTTTCCACgtcaactccaaccgcttctgCGGCACCGTCCCGCATGAATTTGACAAGCTGCACCTCCTCCACGAGCTCGACCTCAGCAACAACCGCTTCGCGGGGAAGTTCCCCGAagtgctcctccgcctcccggcGCTCAAGTACCTCGACATCCGCTACAACGAGTTCGAGGGGGCAGTGCCGAAGGAGCTCTTCGACCTGCCCCTCGACGCGCTGTTCGTGAACAGCAACCGGTTCCAGTTCGAGATCCCGGACAACATCGGCAACTCGCCCGTGTCCGTGATCGTCTTCGCGAACAACCAGTTCGGGGGATGCCTCCCTGCGAGCATAGCGAACATGTCGAAGACCCTGAACGAGATCATACTGATGAACAACGGGCTGAGCTCGTGCATCCCCCCGGAGCTGGGACTGTTGAAGAGCTTGACGGTGCTCGACGTGAGCTACAACAAGCTGATGGGGCCGATACCGGAGTTTCTCGGCACGCTCACGAGTGTGGAGCAGCTCGACGTCGCGCACAACATGCTCGTCGGTGATATACCGGAGGCGATATGTCATCTCCCGCGGCTGAAGAATTTTACCTACTCGTATAACTTCTTGACCGGCGAGCCGGCGGTTTGCCTGCATGTTCCGGCGTACAGCGATCAGCAGAATTGTATTCCGGACCGGCCGGCGCAGCGGTCCGACAGCCAGTGCAGGTTCTTCAACAGCCATCATGTCGACTGTGATGCCTTCAAATGCAAAAAATTCATCCTTCCTtcccctccgccgccaccgccttctcctccgcctccgtcgCCACCTCCGCCTTCTCCGCCGCCAccttctccgcctccgccatcgcctcctccgccttctC comes from Ananas comosus cultivar F153 unplaced genomic scaffold, ASM154086v1, whole genome shotgun sequence and encodes:
- the LOC109704403 gene encoding uncharacterized protein LOC109704403, whose amino-acid sequence is MTNYYPLEYKPFPSSGTSSSVKSLIKPLDLKSWDCNSVGLGLVNSLADDTAPWSRTVLLGLEARMNTLSSKFNLNLLECNPESSLEATNTGLQARNSILVSEIVDSEDYTCVISRGPNPKTTHIFGDFILETRTEEIVSPLAVESSEEPILEPCGGIFGMCGYCKKTLGEGEDIYMFRGEEAFCSSDCRERFIKEEIEEEMNTKHCSSSSFSSSYSGDCFFQITSH
- the LOC109704401 gene encoding leucine-rich repeat extensin-like protein 3, which produces MRKRKDKPAAAAGFILRAPAVALLFSSVLIFSLLPFSAGFTSYGLTDAEAGYIRRRQLLYYLDENGDRGEQVYVDSSYEFPNSHLRDAYVALQAWKHAILSDPYNLTANWAGPDVCSYTSVYCAPSPVDPYLTVVAGIDLNHGDIAGYLPEELGLLTDLALFHVNSNRFCGTVPHEFDKLHLLHELDLSNNRFAGKFPEVLLRLPALKYLDIRYNEFEGAVPKELFDLPLDALFVNSNRFQFEIPDNIGNSPVSVIVFANNQFGGCLPASIANMSKTLNEIILMNNGLSSCIPPELGLLKSLTVLDVSYNKLMGPIPEFLGTLTSVEQLDVAHNMLVGDIPEAICHLPRLKNFTYSYNFLTGEPAVCLHVPAYSDQQNCIPDRPAQRSDSQCRFFNSHHVDCDAFKCKKFILPSPPPPPPSPPPPSPPPPSPPPPSPPPPSPPPPSPPPPSPPPPSPPPPSPPPPSPPPPSPPPPSPPPPSPPPPSPPPPSPPPPSPSPPPPSPPPCEFPPPPPPYSEVSPEDRYLSPPPPTTLPVYHYSSPPPPAHPYASHTPPPPYY